The Oleiphilus messinensis DNA segment CGGCGGCACTAATCAGAGGTATCGACAACAAAAAGGAAAATCTGGCTGCAGTATCACGGCTCAGCCCCAAAAAAAGCGCTGCAGTCATGGTAATTCCGGAACGGGAGGTTCCCGGTATCAGGGCCAGCGCTTGAGACAGACCAATAATTAAAGCCGCTCTCCAAGTAAGGCTGGTCATCCCCTGATCAGATCGGGCAAAACGGTCAGAGAATCCCAATAATAAACCAAAGCCGATCGTAGTCACGGCAATCACCATTGTGGATCTTAACTCCGCTTCAATAAAATCCTTGAATACCAACCCCGCCAGCCCCGCTGGAATTGTAGCCAGAATGATCATCCACGCTAATTTACCATCCGGAGCAATGGCTGCTGGTCTGGTAACCAACTGTGGACAGCTTTTCAACCAGGCGAAAAAGAGCTGAGACACATCCTGACGAAAATACAATACCACTGCCAATAACGACCCGACATGCACGGCAACATCGAACGCTAATCCCTGATCCTGCCAACCCAGAATTTGAGAGGGCAGAATAAGATGGGCGGAACTGGAAATCGGCAAAAATTCGGAAAGCCCTTGAATCAGGGCGAGTACAACAGTTTGAATCCAATCCAATGGACTTGCTCCTTAAACAGACTTACGCTCGACCGGGTAGTTTTTTCCATGTTATTTCATTGCGTAAATACACTGGCTGAACATCCAGCGCCGAAATAACCTGTTTTTGTTGCCAGTAATGCTGCCCTAACAGGGCAACGTGTTCCGCCAAGGGAATTACCGTGCCGTCAACTTCAGAGAGCGCCGAACCGAGCAACGGGCGCAACCTATCTTCATAGCACCATCCGGATCCCACGCCAACTATCGGCAACGTCTCATCCAAATCCGGTATTTTCAGTTGCTCCGGGGCGACCACCAACTCCGCTCCAACTCGCTCCGGGGCAAGGAAATTGCCACTCACACGAAATATACCCCAGTAGATTTCGTTCATCCTGGCATCCAGCGCACAGGCAACATAACCACCTTTATCAGACAACCGGACATGGTGCTTACTCGCAAACGCGATTGCTTCCAGCGTGGACACCGGTATAACCGGAATATCAAGCCCGAAAGCAAGGCCTTGAGTAATACCCGCGGCTATTCTCAACCCCGTAAAAGAGCCAGGCCCCCGACCAAACGCGATTGCATCAAGGGCTGATTTTTCGATACCTGCTTCTGCCAGAACCGCCTCAACCATGGGTAGCGCAAGTTGCGCGTGTTGCCGGGGCTTATCTTCAACACGGGCAAAACAATGATCATCATGCAGCAATGCGACTGAGCAGGCTTCAGCCGACGTTTCTAGGGCCAAAATGGTAGGCATACCAATTTCCTGAATAAGTTTAAGCTTTCTTGAACAGTTACGCTCGGTTAAAACTGGGGTCTGTTGAAATAACAAAAAAGGGCTGATTAATATCAGCCCTTCTTCTGTCCTAACGCAACAGCCAGGAACAGGGATTCGAAACTATGGCCAGGCCTTTCACGGGTTTCAGGCCATTTGCTCGAAAATTTTATCCCGGATTTCCTCAACGGTTCCAACACCGGGTACGTGAACATAGCCCGGCGCCGCAGCCGCATCTTCAGCAGCCCAGTTCTTATAATAGTCCACTAGCGGTGCAGTCTGGGAATGATAAATATCCAAACGCTTGCGGACTGTACTTTCCTGATCATCCTCACGCTGAATCAACGCTTCGCCCGTCTCATCATCCATTCCTTCCACCTTCGGCGGATTGTAGATTGTGTGATAAACCCGGCCACTGGCTTCGTGGACACGACGACCGCTCAAACGCTTCACAATTTCTTCATCATCCACTGCAATTTCGATCACATGATCGATCTTGATACCTTTCTCTTTCAAGGCTTCAGCTTGAGGAATTGTACGAGGAAAACCATCCAGCAAGAACCCGTTAGCGCAGTCTGCTTGTGTAATGCGCTCTTCAATCAATTCAATGATTGTCTCGTCAGACACCAATCCACCTGATGCCATAACTTCTTTGACTTTTAGACCCAGAGGTGTGCCGGCTTTAACCGCGGCTCTCAGCATGTCTCCCGTGGAGATTTGCGGAATCTCATACTTTTGTGTAATGAATTGAGCCTGTGTGCCTTTACCCGCACCAGGGGCACCTAAAAGGATTGCTCTCATTTTCTGGATAGCTCCCATTTCTTATGAATTTAAACTACTGTAGTACGGGTCCGTAAAATACACACCGGGGATAAAAAAGAATTTAATCGCTCACCCAGTGCACACTACGCTGCTGAACTCACTCCAACCAGAGCGTTTGAATGCCTCTGAAAATATTGACGAACCCGTTTCTTCATACTCTCCTATTCCATGAGAATACGCTAAATTTGCAGACAGGGTTCCGCATTATACGGAGTCTCATGCTCGAGAGGAAGTGCTTCCGCACGACAAGAAGATGATGAGAATCAATTAAGCTTGATTCTCATCTGGGCAGACTGGATGAATAAGAGAATTTCTGGAACGATTGCACGCTTGAAGAAGGTGAACTGACAGGCTGTTACAGAATACCGTCAAGCAGATGCCATTTTCGAGAATATCCAGTAACCGGCTTCATCACTGTCCATGGATCGAATTGCCATCATTTCTTCGTTGCTCCACAATTCAGCAACAATATCCTGGGCAAGGTTACATTCACAAGAAACCAAATGTACCGTCAATGCCTGGGCCATGTGGTGGCGCTGTTTGCCTCGCGAGCCTGATACCCGTTTAAATATGCTGCGCGCACCTTCTTCCAAGGTGGTACACATGCCGCCCAAAATCGGGACCGTCTCTTCGCCCTTACGGCGCATTTTACGTTTCTTCTGGGCGATGATGTACGGTAAGACGGTGTTGAGAATATAGTTATGTTGGTGAGAATCCCCTTCACAGAACCGAACACCCTGCTGTTTCTGAATTTCTTCCAGATTTTTAATATGTTGCAATGTTTTATGCAGCGAGATACCAGCCGTAATTGAACTGCCCAGTGCAACTGCACCTGCCGTAGCAACTGCTCCAATACCCGTTGCTGAAAGGGCTACTGTTCCCCCTGTAATAGCGGTATAGGCAAGGGTCGACATACCGGTATTGGTTGCCGTAGAAAATGCGGACGAGCCTACGTTTACTACGCCCTTGCCGACGGTTTTAACCATCCCCCAGTCACTATGGGTTCGATCACAACGATGCACGCTTTTGACGTGCCCCCAGTTGTGCATATCCACTTCTGAGCGATCACACCAATGACGATCCACATGATTAAATGCACTATACAACTTGTCACCCAGTCCCATGGACTACCTCCTCACGGTTTG contains these protein-coding regions:
- a CDS encoding undecaprenyl-diphosphate phosphatase, whose translation is MDWIQTVVLALIQGLSEFLPISSSAHLILPSQILGWQDQGLAFDVAVHVGSLLAVVLYFRQDVSQLFFAWLKSCPQLVTRPAAIAPDGKLAWMIILATIPAGLAGLVFKDFIEAELRSTMVIAVTTIGFGLLLGFSDRFARSDQGMTSLTWRAALIIGLSQALALIPGTSRSGITMTAALFLGLSRDTAARFSFLLSIPLISAAGLLLGKELYETGTPAEWDTIILGTVLSFISAYCCIHLFLKVLDKMGFAPFVIYRLALGVILLALHFTA
- the tsaB gene encoding tRNA (adenosine(37)-N6)-threonylcarbamoyltransferase complex dimerization subunit type 1 TsaB; this encodes MPTILALETSAEACSVALLHDDHCFARVEDKPRQHAQLALPMVEAVLAEAGIEKSALDAIAFGRGPGSFTGLRIAAGITQGLAFGLDIPVIPVSTLEAIAFASKHHVRLSDKGGYVACALDARMNEIYWGIFRVSGNFLAPERVGAELVVAPEQLKIPDLDETLPIVGVGSGWCYEDRLRPLLGSALSEVDGTVIPLAEHVALLGQHYWQQKQVISALDVQPVYLRNEITWKKLPGRA
- the adk gene encoding adenylate kinase; the protein is MRAILLGAPGAGKGTQAQFITQKYEIPQISTGDMLRAAVKAGTPLGLKVKEVMASGGLVSDETIIELIEERITQADCANGFLLDGFPRTIPQAEALKEKGIKIDHVIEIAVDDEEIVKRLSGRRVHEASGRVYHTIYNPPKVEGMDDETGEALIQREDDQESTVRKRLDIYHSQTAPLVDYYKNWAAEDAAAAPGYVHVPGVGTVEEIRDKIFEQMA